In the Desulfuromonadaceae bacterium genome, one interval contains:
- a CDS encoding TRAP transporter fused permease subunit — translation MSAEQNEQTENIAAEDQKKLKALLEKDERSCRNPSGFFKWLVAVLGGAMVIFYFYSAGIAPVATQYHRGVYVFVTYVLVFLLYPAGKTKVRLPLTWVMGLVTACAVGGYFFFDDTAGFHTWLMNNLEGQDNGNFVLLWPIIAGSLAVTACLLIIDRWSMKRWPRNPTLTDVFYAIASAGVVYYWINEFEKLNYRAGAENDLDALVSVLGILLSLEVCRRVLGWAMTFIGLFMICYGYFGPHFPEVMAHRGFGLERLSTSLFLTTNGVFGVMASVLATYVILFIFFGAFLHKSGAGRFFIDLPLAVAGRTTGGPAKVAVIASALFGSVSGSAIANTVSTGAFTIPLMKRAGFKPHVAGAIEPASSIGGMFMPPIMGAGGFLMAELTNTPYATIMLIAIFPALMYFFSVFCMIHFEAKKMRLKGIDESEMKDWKVVLKQEWYFSLPLVIITALMIFGKSPGYSAFWATISCIVISWFNKETRMGAKEIWEAIQTGAKNTLMIGATLGVIGIIVGTISLTGIGLKFSDIIISLASGNLVMALILVALASLILGMGVPVTAAYLITAVLAVPPLAEMGVPILAAHFIVYWFSQDSNITPPVCVAAYAGAAIAGSDPWKTGWTSFKFAKLLYVMPILFAFTPAILFLGKPFDLKMGEIPDDMPFANVVQVNVKAEQPFKAGDVLIAVESMGEIIEIKAPKDGQVIEVSPYVGGTVSAGQLLIEAEVPATGMAVFSSMFSCFLGTIAFSAVTMLFWIRRTTTIEWVLLAAGSILLYWPTLITDLVGVALVGIVWFSQVARNKKDQSKGPFQPVPAAD, via the coding sequence ATGTCTGCAGAACAGAACGAACAAACAGAGAACATTGCCGCTGAAGATCAGAAAAAATTAAAGGCATTGCTCGAAAAGGATGAACGATCCTGTCGCAATCCCAGCGGCTTTTTCAAATGGCTGGTTGCCGTGCTGGGTGGCGCAATGGTCATTTTTTATTTCTACTCAGCCGGGATCGCTCCGGTCGCAACCCAATATCACCGTGGCGTCTACGTTTTTGTCACCTATGTGCTGGTTTTCCTGCTCTATCCGGCGGGTAAAACCAAAGTTCGCCTGCCCTTGACCTGGGTGATGGGACTGGTAACGGCATGTGCTGTCGGGGGATATTTTTTCTTTGACGATACGGCCGGGTTCCATACCTGGCTGATGAATAACCTTGAAGGTCAGGACAACGGTAATTTTGTACTTCTCTGGCCGATCATCGCTGGATCGCTGGCGGTAACGGCCTGTTTGCTGATCATCGACCGCTGGTCGATGAAAAGATGGCCACGAAACCCGACGTTGACCGATGTTTTCTACGCCATCGCCTCGGCAGGCGTTGTCTACTACTGGATCAACGAATTCGAAAAACTCAACTATCGCGCCGGTGCCGAAAATGATCTGGACGCACTGGTCAGTGTCCTCGGCATCCTTCTGTCACTGGAAGTCTGTCGGCGGGTGTTGGGCTGGGCAATGACTTTTATCGGCCTGTTCATGATCTGCTACGGCTACTTCGGACCCCACTTCCCGGAAGTCATGGCGCATCGCGGCTTTGGCCTGGAACGCCTGTCGACCTCGCTTTTTCTGACCACCAACGGCGTCTTCGGTGTCATGGCGAGCGTCCTTGCAACCTACGTTATTCTGTTTATATTTTTCGGCGCATTTCTTCACAAATCCGGGGCCGGACGCTTCTTTATCGATCTGCCGCTCGCCGTTGCCGGGCGCACCACCGGCGGACCGGCCAAGGTTGCGGTGATCGCCTCGGCGCTTTTCGGGTCGGTCTCCGGGAGCGCCATCGCCAACACTGTCTCGACCGGGGCCTTTACCATTCCGCTGATGAAACGGGCGGGATTCAAACCGCATGTGGCCGGGGCGATTGAGCCCGCTTCTTCGATCGGCGGGATGTTCATGCCACCGATCATGGGCGCGGGTGGTTTCCTGATGGCGGAATTGACCAATACCCCTTACGCAACCATCATGCTGATTGCCATCTTCCCGGCGCTGATGTACTTCTTTTCGGTCTTCTGCATGATTCATTTCGAAGCCAAAAAGATGAGGCTGAAGGGGATCGATGAAAGTGAGATGAAAGACTGGAAAGTCGTCCTTAAACAGGAATGGTATTTTTCCCTGCCGCTGGTGATCATCACGGCACTGATGATTTTTGGCAAATCTCCCGGCTATTCAGCATTCTGGGCAACGATCTCCTGCATCGTGATCAGCTGGTTCAACAAAGAAACCCGCATGGGAGCAAAAGAAATCTGGGAAGCAATCCAGACCGGAGCCAAGAACACTCTGATGATTGGCGCAACGCTGGGGGTCATCGGGATCATTGTCGGCACCATTTCTCTCACCGGGATCGGTCTGAAGTTTTCCGACATTATCATTTCTCTGGCCTCGGGCAACCTGGTCATGGCACTTATTCTGGTTGCGCTGGCCTCGCTGATTCTCGGCATGGGCGTCCCGGTGACCGCCGCCTATCTGATTACCGCTGTTCTTGCCGTGCCGCCGCTGGCGGAGATGGGGGTACCGATCCTCGCCGCACACTTTATCGTCTACTGGTTCAGTCAGGACTCGAACATCACCCCGCCGGTCTGTGTTGCCGCCTACGCCGGGGCGGCCATCGCCGGTTCCGACCCGTGGAAAACCGGCTGGACCAGTTTCAAGTTCGCCAAACTGCTTTACGTCATGCCGATTTTGTTCGCTTTTACCCCGGCGATCCTCTTTCTGGGCAAACCGTTCGATCTGAAGATGGGAGAAATCCCTGACGACATGCCGTTTGCAAATGTAGTGCAGGTCAACGTCAAGGCGGAACAACCGTTTAAAGCCGGTGACGTGCTGATTGCGGTCGAATCAATGGGGGAGATTATCGAGATCAAGGCACCGAAGGATGGTCAGGTGATTGAAGTCAGTCCTTATGTCGGCGGCACGGTCAGTGCAGGTCAACTGCTCATCGAAGCGGAAGTTCCGGCAACCGGAATGGCGGTTTTCTCGTCGATGTTTTCCTGCTTCCTCGGTACCATCGCCTTCTCGGCTGTGACCATGCTCTTCTGGATCAGAAGGACCACGACCATTGAATGGGTGCTTCTTGCGGCAGGATCAATTCTGCTCTACTGGCCGACGCTGATTACTGATCTTGTCGGTGTTGCACTGGTCGGGATTGTCTGGTTCAGTCAGGTCGCGCGCAACAAAAAAGACCAGTCCAAAGGTCCGTTTCAGCCGGTACCAGCCGCCGATTAA
- a CDS encoding AAA family ATPase, which produces MTPTDKKDGTSDANFRLPAEQLAWRCDPALFDFTTTAELPSLDGTIGQDRALAAIDFGLGIRNGGFNLFLLGEPGTGRSSTIKKILNSRAAAEPVPDDWCYVYDFSDDHQSLEIRLPAGTAKTLGKDVDQLVERLAMELPQVFEGKEYDQRKNQLGSEYQEKSRRLYEGLEKEAEQKDYLLQRSVNGLVLTPLRNGEPVLQQEFEGLSEDERNRIEAVGAELQQRLTEVTREARELDKELRVATLAMERELLLMVVSRLFKELEEKYRDHAAVIAHFVASKNNIIERIDEFRQPETVKINLPLLEATRQEPSFERYRINLFVDNSEQQGAPVVYEANPTYFNVFGRIEHFLQMGNAVTNFRMIKAGALHRANGGYLILDCREVLLTPFTYEALKRAIRNREVKIEDMAEQYRLMATVSLKPQPIPLDCKIILIGRPVLYYLLHQLDVDFRKYFKVKADFDHLMENTTENVQQYVLFVAAKCQQEKLTPFGPEGVARVIEHSARLTGDKEQLSSRFIDITDLIREAAYYAGQAAEPVVGRQHVEQAINAANYRSNKVEERIQRQIDDEVLMVATSGAVVGQINGLSVYLLGDYSFGRPARVTARTWLGKSGVVNIEREVKLSGPIHDKGLLILNGFFGERYAHDKPLTLAASICFEQSYGGIDGDSASTTELYALLSALSGVPIKQSIGVTGSVNQHGQVQAIGGVNEKVEGFFAVCQARGLSGEQGVIIPRANVRHLMLKEDVRAAVTAGEFHIWAIETVDEGIELLTGRPAGGRNQQGGWEEGSINALVDDRLRKMAETLRDFSHRNKDT; this is translated from the coding sequence ATGACACCAACTGACAAAAAAGATGGAACGTCTGACGCAAACTTTCGACTGCCCGCCGAGCAGCTTGCCTGGCGCTGTGATCCTGCTTTATTTGATTTTACAACAACGGCAGAGCTGCCTTCTCTCGACGGGACTATCGGTCAGGACCGTGCACTGGCGGCGATTGATTTTGGCCTCGGTATCCGCAATGGCGGCTTTAATCTCTTCCTCCTCGGTGAACCGGGGACCGGGCGTTCCTCGACGATCAAAAAAATTCTCAATAGCCGGGCCGCGGCTGAACCGGTCCCGGACGATTGGTGTTATGTCTACGATTTTTCCGATGATCATCAGTCGCTGGAGATCAGACTTCCTGCGGGGACGGCAAAGACTCTGGGCAAGGATGTTGATCAACTGGTGGAACGCCTGGCCATGGAGCTGCCCCAGGTCTTCGAAGGCAAGGAATATGACCAGCGTAAGAACCAGCTTGGCAGTGAATATCAGGAAAAGAGCCGCCGTCTTTACGAAGGGCTCGAAAAAGAGGCAGAGCAGAAAGATTATTTGTTGCAGCGCTCTGTCAACGGGCTGGTTCTTACCCCGTTACGCAACGGAGAACCGGTTTTACAGCAGGAGTTCGAGGGCTTAAGCGAAGACGAGCGCAACCGCATTGAAGCGGTCGGGGCGGAATTGCAGCAGCGTTTGACCGAAGTAACACGTGAGGCGCGGGAGCTGGACAAGGAGTTGCGCGTCGCCACCTTGGCGATGGAGCGTGAATTGCTCCTTATGGTGGTCAGTCGTCTCTTTAAGGAACTGGAAGAGAAATACCGTGATCACGCTGCGGTGATCGCTCATTTTGTCGCGAGTAAAAATAATATTATTGAGCGGATCGATGAGTTTCGGCAGCCAGAAACAGTGAAAATCAATCTGCCGTTGCTCGAAGCGACGCGCCAGGAGCCTTCTTTTGAGCGTTATCGGATCAATCTTTTTGTTGATAACAGCGAACAGCAAGGAGCGCCGGTCGTCTATGAGGCCAATCCCACCTATTTTAACGTTTTCGGTCGCATTGAGCATTTTCTCCAGATGGGGAACGCCGTTACCAATTTCCGCATGATCAAGGCGGGGGCGCTGCATCGGGCCAACGGCGGATATCTGATCCTCGATTGTCGCGAAGTGCTGCTCACCCCGTTTACCTATGAAGCGCTCAAACGCGCAATACGCAACCGGGAAGTCAAGATCGAGGATATGGCTGAGCAATATCGTCTGATGGCGACTGTTTCGTTGAAACCGCAACCGATACCGCTCGATTGCAAGATTATCCTGATTGGTCGTCCGGTACTCTACTATCTGCTGCATCAGCTGGATGTTGATTTTCGCAAGTATTTCAAGGTCAAGGCGGATTTCGATCATTTGATGGAGAATACGACTGAAAATGTTCAGCAGTATGTTCTCTTTGTTGCCGCCAAGTGTCAACAGGAGAAGCTGACGCCCTTCGGTCCCGAAGGGGTTGCGCGGGTGATTGAACATTCCGCGCGCTTGACCGGGGACAAAGAGCAGCTCTCGTCGCGCTTTATTGATATCACCGACCTGATTCGTGAAGCGGCTTATTACGCGGGGCAGGCAGCTGAGCCGGTCGTTGGCCGGCAGCATGTAGAACAGGCGATTAACGCGGCAAACTACCGTTCGAACAAAGTGGAGGAGCGGATTCAACGCCAGATCGATGATGAGGTGTTGATGGTTGCGACGTCCGGAGCGGTTGTCGGACAGATTAACGGTCTCAGCGTTTACTTGCTGGGTGATTACAGTTTCGGTCGTCCGGCGCGGGTCACGGCACGGACCTGGCTCGGCAAGAGTGGTGTTGTTAATATTGAACGCGAAGTCAAGTTGTCTGGACCGATTCACGACAAGGGGCTGTTGATCCTGAACGGCTTTTTTGGCGAACGTTACGCCCACGACAAGCCGTTGACCCTGGCGGCATCGATCTGTTTTGAGCAATCGTACGGCGGGATCGATGGCGACAGCGCTTCAACGACGGAACTTTACGCCTTGTTGTCGGCCCTTTCCGGGGTACCGATCAAACAGTCGATCGGGGTGACCGGTTCAGTAAACCAGCACGGCCAGGTACAGGCCATCGGTGGTGTGAATGAGAAAGTCGAGGGGTTTTTCGCTGTCTGTCAGGCGCGGGGCCTGAGCGGGGAGCAGGGGGTGATTATCCCGCGCGCCAATGTGCGCCACCTGATGCTCAAAGAGGATGTGCGCGCGGCAGTGACCGCCGGAGAGTTTCATATCTGGGCGATCGAGACGGTCGACGAGGGGATCGAACTGCTCACCGGACGTCCCGCCGGGGGAAGAAATCAGCAGGGGGGGTGGGAGGAAGGTTCGATCAATGCGCTGGTAGATGACCGGCTGCGGAAGATGGCCGAGACGTTGCGAGATTTTTCGCACCGCAATAAAGATACTTGA